A stretch of Anabaena sp. WA102 DNA encodes these proteins:
- a CDS encoding IS1634 family transposase codes for MTTEILEATVVKLKPQEIEIQNIDHLGIVAGIIDSIGIVEIINELIGIEKDEKVNAGQVVKAMIINGLGFVSKPLYMFPKYFETIACEHLIGAGVKPEYLNDDKLGRVMDKLFIKGLDTIFFIIAVKAAKKFGVSLSTSHLDSSSMHVHGQYNTSLPEVIFENQKVGDNQELEELAVKSPKEITITYGYSRDHRPDLKQFIIEMICSGDGDIPIFLKLASGNQTDSSCFGQIAVEYQKQLEVNSLIVADSALYTESNLKMMSDLQWLCRVPLTIKAAKSLISTIPESEFIDSTIPGYKLASKTENYAEIEQRWLVVQSQERRESDLRKLTQKIIKAESKAVQDLKKLSQEEFACEADAIKALSKLSKQFKYHQINVSIVTQIKSKTKDSPQEICYQISATVSQDESKINTELLSAGRFIIATNVLDSKELSDDSMLSEYKAQQSCERGFGFLKDPLFFADSIFLKSPERIESLGMIMGLCLLVYTLAQRQIRNALKESKSTIKNQLGKATNRPTLRWIFQCFQCIHLVTINQEEYISNWNQDRDFILRLLPDDCLRYYQLVT; via the coding sequence ATGACAACAGAAATATTAGAGGCAACTGTTGTGAAATTAAAACCGCAAGAAATAGAAATTCAGAACATAGACCATCTAGGGATAGTAGCAGGAATAATAGATTCAATAGGAATAGTAGAAATAATAAATGAATTAATAGGAATCGAAAAAGACGAAAAAGTAAATGCAGGTCAAGTAGTAAAAGCCATGATCATAAACGGGTTAGGATTTGTATCCAAACCGTTATATATGTTTCCCAAATATTTTGAAACAATCGCCTGTGAACATCTAATAGGAGCAGGAGTAAAACCAGAATATCTCAACGACGATAAACTGGGGAGAGTCATGGATAAACTATTTATAAAAGGATTGGATACAATATTTTTTATCATCGCAGTAAAAGCAGCCAAAAAATTTGGAGTATCACTATCAACATCACACCTAGACTCATCATCAATGCACGTGCATGGGCAGTATAACACTAGCTTACCAGAAGTAATATTTGAGAATCAAAAAGTAGGAGATAACCAAGAATTAGAGGAATTAGCAGTAAAATCACCAAAAGAAATTACAATTACCTACGGTTATTCCCGTGACCACAGACCAGACTTAAAACAGTTCATTATAGAAATGATATGTTCAGGGGATGGAGACATCCCAATATTTTTAAAACTAGCATCAGGAAACCAAACAGATTCATCATGCTTTGGTCAAATAGCAGTAGAATATCAAAAACAATTAGAAGTTAATAGTCTCATTGTTGCTGACTCAGCATTATATACAGAATCAAACCTAAAAATGATGTCAGATTTACAGTGGTTATGTCGAGTACCATTAACCATAAAAGCAGCAAAATCATTAATATCAACAATACCAGAATCAGAATTTATTGATAGTACAATACCAGGATATAAATTAGCATCAAAAACCGAAAATTATGCCGAAATAGAACAAAGATGGCTAGTGGTACAAAGTCAAGAGAGAAGAGAATCAGACCTGCGTAAACTCACCCAAAAAATTATCAAAGCAGAATCAAAAGCTGTGCAAGATTTGAAAAAATTATCACAAGAAGAATTTGCTTGTGAAGCAGATGCTATCAAAGCATTATCAAAATTATCAAAACAATTCAAATATCACCAAATTAACGTAAGTATTGTTACTCAAATCAAATCTAAGACAAAAGATTCTCCACAAGAAATATGTTACCAAATATCAGCTACAGTCTCCCAGGATGAAAGTAAAATTAATACAGAATTGCTGAGTGCGGGACGTTTTATTATTGCGACGAATGTTTTAGATTCAAAAGAACTTAGCGATGATTCCATGCTCAGTGAATATAAAGCCCAGCAGTCATGTGAAAGAGGGTTTGGTTTTCTTAAAGACCCATTATTTTTTGCAGACAGTATTTTCCTCAAAAGTCCTGAAAGAATAGAGTCTTTGGGAATGATTATGGGTTTATGTCTATTGGTTTATACTTTGGCTCAACGACAAATTAGAAATGCTCTGAAAGAGTCTAAATCAACAATTAAAAATCAATTAGGTAAAGCAACTAACCGCCCTACTTTACGCTGGATTTTTCAATGCTTTCAATGTATTCATTTGGTGACAATCAATCAGGAAGAATATATTTCTAATTGGAATCAGGACAGAGATTTTATCTTGCGTCTTTTACCAGATGATTGTTTACGTTACTATCAATTAGTCACCTAA
- a CDS encoding helix-turn-helix domain-containing protein: MLKRPLLVKQPEIGGLIREFRLLTGLTQEQFGAYLGVTYGTINRWENGRSKPSPMAMDKIEQKLGEWGEKGTVGTWLTPRYQE; encoded by the coding sequence ATGTTAAAAAGACCATTACTGGTCAAACAACCCGAAATTGGGGGGCTAATTCGGGAGTTTCGCCTGTTGACTGGACTTACTCAAGAACAGTTTGGGGCTTATCTAGGTGTGACCTATGGCACTATTAACCGTTGGGAGAATGGGCGATCTAAGCCCTCACCTATGGCTATGGACAAGATTGAGCAGAAACTTGGGGAATGGGGGGAAAAGGGGACAGTTGGTACATGGCTAACGCCACGCTATCAGGAGTAG
- a CDS encoding class I SAM-dependent methyltransferase, protein MNTLKTQSDDYFKKNWETYQKALANNYMEHREIYGVLHKLLTDYLPTPFSLLELGCGDASLTVQALLNTTVASYTGIDLSATEEGNCPR, encoded by the coding sequence ATGAACACTCTCAAAACTCAATCAGATGATTACTTTAAGAAAAATTGGGAAACATATCAAAAAGCCTTAGCTAATAATTACATGGAACACCGAGAAATTTATGGTGTTTTGCATAAATTGCTAACTGATTACTTGCCAACACCGTTTTCCTTGCTTGAACTTGGATGCGGTGATGCTAGTTTAACAGTTCAAGCTTTATTAAATACTACTGTTGCCTCCTATACCGGAATTGACTTATCTGCGACTGAAGAAGGAAATTGCCCAAGGTAA
- a CDS encoding DUF4351 domain-containing protein codes for MNKNEITANYDESWKEALNEYFDSFLSFFFPVAYKAIDWTKPPESLDKELQQITASSKSEKRIADKLYKVWLLDKTQVWILIHIEIQSQYDVDFEERMYIYNYRAFDLYHKFVVGLAILGDTSSTWRPNSYHQAMLDCELSLKFPIAKLLDYESRWNELESSDNPFAIIVMAHLKTKATTGNLSEREQWKWTLIKGLYERGLTKEKIVTLFKIIDKMMTLPKELQRGLVAKIKHLEEENQMPFISPTEELAMERGEQQLIIRQLNRRIGEIKSSFIDTIRTLTIDQLELLGEALLDFSSITDLEQWLQNKPES; via the coding sequence ATGAACAAAAATGAAATCACTGCTAATTACGATGAATCTTGGAAAGAAGCCTTAAACGAATATTTTGATAGTTTCTTATCCTTCTTCTTTCCTGTGGCTTATAAAGCAATTGATTGGACAAAACCACCGGAATCACTTGATAAAGAACTACAGCAAATTACAGCTTCATCAAAAAGTGAAAAACGCATAGCAGATAAACTGTACAAAGTTTGGTTATTGGATAAAACACAAGTATGGATTTTAATTCATATTGAGATTCAAAGCCAATATGATGTTGACTTTGAAGAACGAATGTACATTTATAATTACCGAGCCTTTGACCTTTATCATAAATTTGTGGTGGGTTTGGCAATTTTAGGTGATACAAGTTCCACTTGGCGACCTAACAGTTATCATCAAGCCATGTTAGATTGTGAATTAAGTCTGAAGTTCCCCATTGCCAAACTCCTGGACTACGAATCACGGTGGAATGAACTAGAATCAAGTGATAATCCCTTTGCTATCATAGTAATGGCGCACTTGAAAACCAAAGCCACTACGGGGAATTTATCAGAACGGGAACAATGGAAATGGACATTAATTAAGGGACTTTACGAGCGAGGCTTAACAAAAGAAAAAATTGTTACCCTTTTTAAGATAATTGATAAAATGATGACATTACCCAAAGAATTGCAACGAGGATTAGTAGCTAAAATCAAACATTTAGAGGAGGAAAATCAAATGCCTTTTATTAGTCCAACAGAAGAATTAGCAATGGAACGCGGTGAACAACAACTAATTATTCGGCAACTAAATCGGCGAATTGGTGAAATTAAATCATCATTCATTGACACAATTCGGACATTAACAATTGACCAATTAGAATTACTCGGTGAAGCGCTCTTGGATTTCTCCTCTATCACTGATTTAGAACAATGGTTACAAAATAAACCAGAGTCTTAG
- a CDS encoding acyltransferase domain-containing protein: MGRELYETQPTFRKALEQCDAILSLYLNNSLLNILYPEPGEISLIDETAYTQPAIFAIEYALAQLWKSWGIEPDAVMGHSIGEYVAATVAGVFSLENALMLIATRGRLMQALPSNGKMMAVLASENHVQKVIESSGEAVAIAAINGPQSIVISGDSQAIAAVCKILQAQGVKTKPLQVSHAFHSPLMEPMLGEFESIASEIKYNKPCIPIISNVTGEVASNDITTPQYWVRHARQPVKFASGMNTLYQQGYKVFVEIGAKPILLGMGRQCLPEDTGIWLPSLNPRSQDWQQMLISLGQLYAQGVLVNWLELDRDYRRQKLALPTYPFQRQRYWIGETKNGCHTNENNGNGKQLNAIANYIHQVDTQQIVQILEDTGKFLPEQIELVPQLLQTLVEKYQHHTSGKSVNDKTVNVLLEKQPHNLSIRQRLEITPLKERYTVLIDYIEKHLSKVLGFDSLHHLKPTQALNELGLDSLTAMELKNRFVKELEVDVAIERFIEGITIEQLADLLLIQFTFTTINASISATDSFAEDIEEIVL; encoded by the coding sequence ATGGGTCGAGAACTCTACGAAACCCAGCCTACCTTTCGCAAAGCTCTTGAGCAATGCGATGCAATTTTAAGTCTTTATCTAAACAACTCCTTACTGAATATCTTGTATCCAGAACCAGGAGAAATTTCATTAATTGATGAAACGGCTTACACTCAACCCGCCATCTTTGCAATTGAATATGCCCTAGCTCAATTATGGAAATCTTGGGGCATTGAACCAGATGCCGTCATGGGTCACAGTATCGGCGAGTATGTTGCTGCTACTGTTGCAGGAGTCTTTAGCTTGGAAAATGCTTTGATGTTAATTGCCACCAGAGGACGATTAATGCAGGCTTTACCAAGCAACGGTAAAATGATGGCTGTCTTAGCATCCGAGAACCACGTCCAAAAAGTAATTGAGTCCTCTGGTGAAGCAGTCGCTATTGCTGCTATTAATGGTCCTCAAAGTATCGTAATTTCTGGTGATTCTCAAGCTATTGCTGCTGTTTGCAAAATCCTTCAAGCCCAAGGAGTGAAGACTAAACCATTGCAAGTATCTCATGCTTTCCACTCACCTTTAATGGAACCGATGTTAGGGGAGTTTGAAAGTATTGCGTCAGAAATCAAATATAACAAACCTTGTATTCCCATAATTTCTAATGTGACTGGAGAAGTGGCTAGTAATGATATCACCACTCCTCAATACTGGGTTCGTCATGCACGACAACCAGTTAAATTTGCCTCTGGTATGAATACGCTTTATCAACAAGGCTATAAAGTATTTGTGGAAATAGGGGCTAAACCTATTTTGCTAGGAATGGGTCGTCAATGTTTACCAGAAGATACTGGAATATGGTTGCCGAGTTTAAATCCTCGCAGCCAAGATTGGCAACAAATGTTGATTAGTTTGGGACAGTTATATGCCCAAGGAGTGCTGGTAAACTGGTTAGAACTTGACCGAGATTATCGCCGCCAAAAGTTGGCTTTACCCACTTATCCTTTCCAGCGTCAACGCTATTGGATTGGGGAAACTAAAAATGGCTGCCATACTAATGAGAACAATGGAAACGGAAAACAACTAAACGCGATCGCTAACTACATCCATCAAGTTGATACTCAGCAAATAGTACAAATTTTAGAAGATACGGGTAAGTTTTTACCAGAACAGATAGAGTTAGTGCCACAGTTGTTACAAACTTTAGTAGAAAAATATCAGCATCATACTAGTGGCAAGTCTGTGAATGACAAAACAGTAAATGTATTGCTGGAGAAACAACCCCATAATCTCAGTATTAGACAAAGGTTAGAAATTACTCCTCTTAAAGAGCGTTATACAGTGTTAATAGATTATATAGAAAAGCATTTAAGCAAAGTTCTTGGTTTTGACTCATTACATCATTTAAAGCCTACACAGGCTTTAAATGAACTAGGACTGGATTCCTTAACTGCTATGGAATTAAAAAATCGCTTTGTTAAGGAATTAGAAGTAGATGTAGCAATCGAAAGATTCATTGAGGGAATTACTATTGAGCAACTAGCAGATTTATTGCTCATACAATTTACTTTCACGACTATTAACGCATCAATCTCTGCAACTGATAGCTTTGCTGAAGATATAGAGGAAATTGTTTTATGA
- a CDS encoding class I SAM-dependent methyltransferase: MAQINCEQTFIEDDISKVVEELAKNRNQSFDVVMTSFVLHHLSLAQKDKVIEQVSHLLKTNGIFVLIDIVCKEEEDKEHFVNRYLENMRQNWTALSSQDMSIMENHISTYDFPETQTTLYQLAQKHNFVRFECLYKDTPEAAQFLCLTFQ, encoded by the coding sequence ATGGCACAAATTAACTGTGAACAAACTTTTATTGAAGACGACATATCGAAAGTTGTTGAGGAACTAGCTAAAAACCGAAACCAAAGCTTTGATGTAGTTATGACTTCCTTTGTTTTACATCATCTAAGTTTGGCACAAAAAGATAAAGTCATTGAGCAAGTATCTCATCTTCTGAAAACCAACGGTATATTTGTTTTGATTGACATAGTTTGCAAAGAAGAGGAAGACAAAGAACACTTTGTTAATCGCTACTTAGAAAATATGCGTCAAAACTGGACTGCACTCTCGTCTCAAGATATGTCAATCATGGAAAATCATATATCTACTTATGATTTTCCCGAAACTCAAACTACTTTGTACCAACTTGCACAAAAGCACAATTTTGTTCGTTTTGAATGCTTATACAAAGATACTCCTGAAGCTGCACAATTTTTATGTTTGACGTTTCAATAA
- a CDS encoding type I polyketide synthase: MYQVSKQNPEEIYSSNRILQALKQARTQIEAAEQKKREPIAIIGIGCRFPGGVNDTQTFWHLLQNGVDAIDKIPPQRWNVEHYYHPDPNTPGKMYTRYGGFLDEVDSFDCQFFGISPREAVNMDPQQRLLLEVSWEALENAGIAPERLQGSKTGVFMGIGFEDYSLFHLNSGDSTWINAYNSLGNTRSIASGRLSYVLGLQGLNLFLDTSCSSSSLGVHLACQSLRSGESDLALAGGVSLILSPEPTIAFCKLKALSTDGRCKTFDAAADGYTRGEGCGIVVLKRLSDAVADGDQILALIKGSAVNHDGKSNGLTAPNGSAQESLIRQALENAKVEPSQIQYVEAHGTGTPLGDPIEVLALNKVLAQGRSEDEPLKIGSVKTNFGHLEPAAGIASLIKVVLSLQHQQIPPHLHFKNPNPYIPWAKLPIVVPTELTPWDSKTGKRLAGVSSFGMSGTNVHLILEEAPKQATQVKSWDSNERPLHILSLSATTEQGLQDLAQSYEKFIESNSTAAIADICFTANTGRSHFDYRLALVAKSTEQLLMQLQAFAAKQNTLGLVKGQLTSKKRPKIAFLFTGQGSQYANIPHSAPQTVPEGNYGDEKSKLA; encoded by the coding sequence ATGTATCAGGTTTCTAAACAAAATCCAGAAGAAATTTATTCATCAAACAGAATACTTCAAGCTTTAAAGCAAGCACGTACCCAAATAGAAGCAGCAGAACAAAAAAAGAGAGAACCAATCGCCATTATCGGTATAGGTTGTCGTTTTCCTGGAGGAGTAAACGATACCCAAACATTTTGGCATTTACTGCAAAATGGAGTAGATGCAATTGATAAAATTCCTCCACAAAGATGGAATGTGGAGCATTACTATCATCCAGATCCCAATACTCCAGGAAAAATGTACACCCGTTATGGAGGCTTCTTAGATGAAGTAGATAGTTTCGACTGCCAATTCTTTGGGATTTCCCCAAGAGAAGCAGTAAACATGGACCCACAGCAAAGACTGCTTTTAGAAGTAAGTTGGGAAGCCCTAGAAAATGCAGGAATTGCACCAGAACGATTACAAGGCTCTAAAACAGGGGTGTTTATGGGAATTGGTTTTGAGGACTATTCCCTGTTTCATCTCAATTCTGGAGATTCGACATGGATTAATGCTTACAACAGTTTAGGAAATACTAGAAGTATTGCATCTGGGCGTTTGTCTTATGTGTTAGGGCTACAAGGCCTAAATTTATTTTTGGATACCAGTTGTTCTTCTTCTAGTTTAGGAGTTCATCTTGCATGTCAAAGCCTACGTTCAGGAGAAAGCGATCTTGCATTAGCTGGTGGAGTTAGCCTAATATTGTCCCCCGAACCAACTATTGCTTTCTGTAAGTTGAAAGCCTTATCGACAGATGGTCGTTGCAAAACTTTTGATGCTGCTGCTGATGGTTATACCAGGGGAGAAGGTTGTGGAATTGTTGTTCTAAAACGCCTATCTGATGCTGTAGCCGATGGAGATCAGATATTGGCTTTAATTAAAGGCTCCGCAGTCAACCATGATGGTAAAAGTAATGGACTGACAGCCCCCAATGGTTCTGCTCAAGAATCTTTAATTCGCCAAGCTTTAGAAAATGCCAAAGTGGAGCCAAGTCAAATTCAATATGTAGAAGCCCACGGAACAGGAACCCCATTAGGAGATCCAATTGAGGTATTAGCTTTAAATAAGGTGTTAGCTCAAGGTCGCTCAGAGGATGAACCTCTTAAGATTGGTTCGGTTAAGACCAATTTTGGACATCTGGAGCCAGCAGCAGGGATAGCTAGTTTGATCAAAGTGGTTCTTTCTCTACAGCATCAGCAAATACCGCCTCATCTCCATTTTAAAAATCCCAATCCTTATATTCCGTGGGCAAAGCTCCCAATTGTAGTCCCTACAGAATTAACTCCTTGGGATTCAAAAACAGGCAAGCGTTTAGCTGGAGTTAGTTCCTTCGGGATGAGTGGAACAAATGTGCATTTAATTTTAGAGGAAGCACCCAAACAAGCCACGCAGGTTAAAAGTTGGGATTCCAATGAGCGTCCACTGCATATTTTGTCATTATCAGCAACAACAGAGCAAGGATTACAAGATTTAGCACAAAGTTATGAGAAGTTTATTGAAAGTAATTCTACAGCAGCAATTGCAGATATCTGCTTTACAGCTAATACAGGGCGCTCGCATTTTGATTACCGCCTTGCATTAGTAGCTAAATCAACTGAACAGTTACTAATGCAATTGCAAGCTTTTGCCGCGAAACAAAATACTTTAGGATTAGTGAAAGGTCAACTGACTAGCAAAAAACGCCCAAAAATCGCATTTTTGTTTACAGGGCAAGGTTCACAGTATGCTAATATCCCACATTCCGCACCCCAAACTGTTCCAGAGGGAAATTACGGAGATGAAAAATCAAAGTTAGCATAA
- a CDS encoding AMP-binding protein, with protein sequence MLVSSKNNLNYIANIVDLLCYRQENQANEIAFTFLSNGETGQVDLTYQELDIKARSIAMMLQSQGAIGKRSLLLYQPGLEFITAFFGCLYAGVIAVPAYPPRRNHHNHRLQAIVADAQATIILTTKSVISNIEKTLKEELPGTKLNYITTDDINISLANDWQSPQLNRDTLAFLQYTSGSTGMPKGVMVSHGNLLHNLGLIHQSFEHEPKSKGVIWLPPYHDMGLIGGVLQPIYGGFPVTLMPPVAFLQKPIRWLQAISDFKATTSGGPNFAYELCVQKIKPEQIAGLDLNSWKVAFTGAEPIRVKTLERFAKTFADCGFRMEAFYPCYGMAETTLFVSGGLTSESPIVRLVDGRELSQNRVADAVEDSANAQAITSCGCNWLDQKIVIAHPETKTTCADGEVGEIWVSGESVALGYWRKPEQTQQTFHAYLMDTGEGPFLRTGDLGFLQDGELYVTGRIKDVIIIRGRNYYPQDIELTVENSHPALHSSSCAAFSIEVKDQEQLVIAVEVERAYLRNLDVDGIASSIRKAVSEQHELQVYAVAFLKPSSIPKTSSGKIQRHACRSGFLEDSLNTVGLWKSEVIESVKSQTKMQPTESKHIHPSTTSIKNSSRNSVNIKDKSKARADELAVSDTNALTTQISNYVTSIGDMEQTLAGEDNELDELLRRNISKNKSESESRVSLEFAENQDLLKLVEDNQAHSIEDNDNYNTEYIQSWIENWLAQKLKINVMSIIPTNSFSDYGMDSVMAVEAAQDLSEWLQHSLEPTILWNYPTIASLAQYLAKEVRVKTAETPKATELQIKLEQNTSSPLFDSLENEIEKSIAQELEVLENLLRG encoded by the coding sequence ATGTTAGTTTCTAGTAAAAATAATCTAAATTACATTGCTAACATAGTAGATTTACTTTGTTATAGACAAGAGAATCAAGCAAATGAAATTGCCTTTACCTTTCTCTCGAATGGAGAAACAGGACAAGTCGACCTTACCTATCAAGAGTTAGATATAAAAGCGCGATCCATTGCAATGATGCTGCAAAGCCAGGGAGCAATCGGTAAAAGATCACTTTTACTTTATCAACCAGGGCTAGAATTTATTACTGCTTTTTTTGGATGTTTATATGCAGGAGTAATAGCAGTTCCAGCATATCCTCCCAGACGTAACCATCATAACCATAGATTACAAGCAATTGTGGCTGATGCCCAAGCAACTATTATCCTGACAACGAAATCAGTTATCAGCAATATAGAAAAGACTTTAAAAGAAGAACTGCCTGGTACAAAATTAAATTATATAACTACTGATGATATTAATATTAGCCTGGCTAATGATTGGCAGTCGCCACAATTAAACAGAGATACTTTAGCATTTCTCCAGTACACTTCTGGGTCTACAGGAATGCCAAAAGGAGTGATGGTTTCTCATGGCAATTTATTGCATAATTTAGGCTTAATACATCAATCTTTTGAGCATGAACCCAAAAGTAAAGGTGTGATTTGGTTACCACCTTATCACGATATGGGATTAATAGGTGGAGTTCTACAGCCAATCTATGGAGGTTTTCCAGTCACACTTATGCCACCAGTGGCTTTTCTTCAGAAGCCTATACGTTGGTTGCAAGCAATTTCTGACTTTAAAGCAACCACCAGTGGCGGTCCAAATTTTGCTTATGAACTGTGTGTACAAAAGATTAAACCCGAACAAATAGCAGGACTTGACTTGAACAGTTGGAAAGTTGCGTTTACTGGTGCAGAACCCATTCGTGTTAAAACACTGGAACGTTTTGCTAAGACTTTTGCTGATTGTGGTTTCCGCATGGAGGCATTCTATCCTTGTTACGGCATGGCTGAAACAACTTTATTTGTCAGTGGTGGTCTAACGAGTGAAAGCCCTATTGTTCGCTTGGTTGATGGAAGGGAATTGTCACAAAACCGAGTTGCGGATGCTGTTGAGGACTCAGCAAATGCCCAAGCAATTACAAGTTGTGGCTGTAATTGGTTAGATCAAAAAATAGTAATTGCTCACCCCGAAACAAAGACTACCTGTGCAGACGGAGAAGTTGGAGAAATCTGGGTATCTGGAGAAAGTGTTGCTCTGGGGTATTGGAGAAAACCAGAACAAACTCAACAGACTTTTCATGCCTATTTGATGGATACAGGTGAAGGACCATTTCTTCGCACTGGTGACTTAGGATTTTTGCAAGATGGGGAATTGTACGTTACTGGACGCATTAAAGATGTAATTATTATTCGAGGACGTAACTACTATCCTCAAGATATTGAACTGACTGTAGAGAATTCTCATCCAGCTTTACACAGTAGTAGTTGTGCAGCTTTTTCAATAGAGGTTAAAGATCAAGAGCAACTAGTTATAGCAGTAGAGGTAGAACGGGCTTATCTGCGGAATTTGGATGTAGATGGAATCGCCAGCAGTATCCGTAAGGCGGTATCAGAACAACATGAACTGCAAGTTTATGCAGTAGCGTTCCTTAAACCTAGCAGTATACCTAAAACATCTAGTGGAAAGATTCAGCGTCACGCCTGTCGCAGTGGGTTTTTAGAAGATTCTTTAAATACTGTAGGTCTATGGAAATCTGAAGTAATAGAGTCTGTAAAATCGCAAACAAAAATGCAGCCAACAGAATCTAAACACATCCACCCTTCAACAACATCTATCAAAAACTCAAGTCGTAATTCAGTCAACATAAAAGATAAAAGCAAAGCTCGTGCAGACGAACTAGCTGTATCTGATACTAATGCTTTAACTACTCAGATATCTAATTATGTGACAAGCATAGGTGATATGGAACAAACTCTAGCAGGGGAAGATAATGAACTTGATGAATTACTGCGACGTAATATATCCAAAAATAAATCTGAAAGTGAGTCTAGGGTTAGTTTAGAATTTGCTGAAAATCAAGATTTACTAAAATTAGTAGAAGATAACCAAGCTCACTCTATAGAAGACAATGACAATTATAATACTGAGTATATACAAAGTTGGATTGAAAATTGGCTGGCTCAAAAATTAAAAATAAATGTTATGTCAATTATTCCTACTAATTCTTTTTCAGATTATGGCATGGACTCAGTAATGGCAGTGGAGGCAGCACAAGATTTATCAGAATGGCTACAACATTCTTTAGAACCAACAATCCTTTGGAATTACCCTACAATTGCATCTTTAGCTCAATACTTAGCTAAGGAAGTTAGGGTAAAAACAGCAGAGACTCCAAAAGCCACAGAATTGCAAATAAAATTAGAACAAAATACTTCATCACCATTATTTGATTCGTTAGAAAATGAAATTGAGAAATCAATTGCTCAGGAATTAGAAGTACTAGAAAACTTGTTGAGAGGCTAA
- a CDS encoding C4-dicarboxylate ABC transporter, whose translation MLTSPGGVHSYCSLLRMGFDAIFGDLLFLKCLFSLYMSVFMLTLIFHLRNFPLEQFGVRNVGY comes from the coding sequence ATGTTGACCTCTCCAGGTGGTGTTCATTCTTATTGCTCCTTATTGAGAATGGGTTTTGATGCCATTTTTGGTGATTTACTGTTTCTCAAATGCCTTTTTTCACTGTATATGTCTGTTTTTATGCTAACTTTGATTTTTCATCTCCGTAATTTCCCTCTGGAACAGTTTGGGGTGCGGAATGTGGGATATTAG
- a CDS encoding UPF0175 family protein, giving the protein MQISIVLPDAIAHYLTEQWGDLDTRIMEMIAVEAYRQGLISVGKLRELLGMKTRLEVDTFLQSQGIYLAYNEMDLEQDHQTHQQLQESGIL; this is encoded by the coding sequence ATGCAAATTTCTATTGTTTTACCCGATGCTATAGCTCATTATCTGACAGAACAATGGGGTGATTTAGATACTAGAATCATGGAAATGATTGCAGTTGAGGCTTATCGTCAAGGTTTAATTAGTGTAGGTAAATTAAGAGAATTATTAGGTATGAAAACCCGTTTAGAGGTAGATACTTTTTTGCAATCTCAAGGCATTTATCTAGCTTATAATGAAATGGATTTAGAGCAAGATCACCAAACACATCAACAATTACAAGAATCAGGTATTTTGTAG
- a CDS encoding DUF3368 domain-containing protein — protein sequence MLVISDTSPICYLVLIGEIDILAQLYHQVLIPQIVQEELSHKKSPNLVQNWINDPPRWLIIKNIDISGSPDLEVLDPGETAAILLAKKENANLIIIDDGLGRKIASNRGLKVTGLLGVLEQAASQNLIDLPDVISRLQKTSFRASSSLLNSLLKRQT from the coding sequence ATGTTAGTTATATCTGATACTTCTCCAATTTGTTATCTAGTGTTAATTGGTGAAATTGACATACTTGCTCAACTTTATCATCAAGTGCTAATTCCGCAGATAGTTCAGGAAGAATTGTCGCATAAAAAATCACCAAATTTAGTTCAGAATTGGATTAATGATCCTCCTCGTTGGTTAATTATTAAAAATATTGATATTTCTGGGAGTCCAGATTTAGAAGTTTTAGATCCAGGAGAAACAGCAGCTATTCTTTTAGCGAAAAAAGAAAATGCCAATTTAATTATTATTGATGATGGACTAGGAAGAAAAATTGCCAGCAATCGCGGTTTAAAAGTGACTGGTTTGCTGGGCGTTTTAGAGCAAGCAGCATCTCAAAATTTAATTGACTTACCTGATGTTATTAGTCGTTTACAAAAAACAAGTTTTCGAGCTTCATCATCATTGCTAAATTCTTTATTGAAACGTCAAACATAA